Part of the Denticeps clupeoides chromosome 3, fDenClu1.1, whole genome shotgun sequence genome, TATTTCAGGAAGGGTGGTGTTGGGTTTGGTAAACTGTCAGATATTTCAATGACCCATCCAGTTTCCTGAATCATTTGGTTTCCTGAAGttttactcacaaaaactactgAAGAACCCttaaaaatgtgtcctttaGTTAATTTAGTAACACATTAAAAGTAACATACAGGCCATGGTGTGGCCTTGTGTGGTGAGAGCATCATGGTGTGGCATGAAGAATGCAGGGGCTGTCTTCGCACAGCATTCCCCTGATCCCCACTCACATCATAGCTCCTTCTCATGACCTTAATCCATCAGCTTGACTCTGCAGTTGTCAGAAGATGAGACGTGCCACTGACAGACTTACTGTCAACTGCCTGAGGGAAAAAAACTTTTGATTATTTGCTATTTTCCAAATTCTAATATGGGAAAAATTATGAATGTGGAGACACTGAGATTGTGTGCTGGGTTGCCCCCAAACCCGAATACTTTTAGCTAATGAAAAACTAGTACAAGGGAAAGGAAGGAAGGCTTTCTTCAAAGGAACAGGCCCTCTGGTGGCAATAAAAGGAAACATTATCTGAGTGGTTTCACTTCAAGGGCGCAAACTCAGGCAGCAGTACACTGTGACAAACAACAATTTTCAGTACAGGTACCATATATTCATTCTACTCAATTTAAACCCATTAATATCTACAAAGCTATCGAGTTGGTAACACATAGCTAAAATGGGTGTTTTagttcatttcacttcatcaaATCATATTTTTCAGGAAACCTTAACAGTCCGGAAAAAATCAAAGAAAGTAATTATACTGGTAAGTTTCAAGAAGTTATTGCAAATTAATCTGTTCAAATCATTTCACCCATTAAACTCAGTATTTGAAACTGCAAAAATGtttcaccaattttttttttcagagtaTTCATGCAGGAACTGAATATAATTAGAAATTTGTCATTGATAAAGGTATGAGCAAACATTTGTAAGAAACTCTGTGAAGAAACGTGCCCAGAGACACCTTCCAACAACTTTAGGTTCAACTATTGGTATTGTGTAACTGAATGAAGTCTGGTACACTTTCAAAATGCTGATTATTCAGCTGTTTATTAACTTCATTAAATAGTTATTTAACTAATATACATAAATGGCATTCCATTGCTTAACCAGCTTTCTTTTTGAAGTGCAAGATTAGCTAATGAAATGTTGATGTGTGACATTTCCTTCCTTCAAGAAAATGTAAAGATGGATACCAGAACAATTGAATGAGCcttgtaatatgtaataagCAGATGTGACAGGAGAGGTAGATCATGCTAATTAATCCTGTGAGACAGATCACATTATTCAGGTTGGACATCATATATTATGCATCTGTCAGAAAGTGTTTGTGGTCAAACTGAAATTGTTAACATAGCCACTCCCCATATCCTGCTGTATTACAGTACAAATGAATGAACTGTAATGTATGGACAGGAGTACTCAATTTCAACACTGCATGCGAAAACAGGAAAATGAGCTTTGTGCGCAATTACATATATAGCTCTGACTGTGATTTTTGTACTGGTCTCGTGCTGCATCCGCTTTCGCTCACACAGCAAATGTACTTGCTGTTAGTTCAGCACCAGTCTAAACTACATTTCAGTCACTCCAAAAACAGGGAGGACTTCAGTGGCCGAAGAGTTCTCCGGCTTTTCCTTTCCTCCAGGACTCGCACAGGCTTCCGTTTCCCTGGTGGGGTGTGGCACAGCAAATCGTCCATACTCAGCTGGGTGACCTGACCGGCCTGCTGTAGCTGATCAAGAAGCTGCTCAACCTGTCTGGTCCATGGGCCATCTACACTCATCCTCTGCAACACCTTCACCTGACAAGACCAAAATCTGAATGAGTTActtgttttgtattattaaatGTGCAGGAAAGTAATGAACACTTACCACTTCCCCACAAAACTCCAGCTTCTTAATTAGTGGACTTTCAGGGATGAGAGCAGAAGAAAGGACAGACAACGCCTCCTTAATAGATCCTGAAGTGGCTAATATCAGcacctgaaaaacaaaaaacccgcAAGTTATATTTGAAGgtcacacatttttatatccCATATCTGACTAAGACTCACTCTGAGGTTTGTGCAGAGACGACTTTCTGTGTTCATTATCTGAGAATAAATGTTTTGGGCTTTCTCCAAATCTttctacaaaaagaaaaagacctaCAGGTTTACTGACAGATAAAATAAAGAGAAGTGAAGTAGAGATGTGTAAAGGGATGTTGAAGACTGACCTGTTTAAGAGCGAGAGCTGTAGCAAAACAGAAGGCTTGTCTAGGGATGAGTGTTCCTTTCATCTGTCCCTCCTCCAAAAGGACCGTACAGATTTTGTACGATTTTTGACTATTCTAGCAAACAGTAAAGAAGAGAAGTACAGGAAGTTGTATACAAATATCTTTGCAtgaaaaactgttaataaattgCTTTAGCACTTCGAAAGTCATTAGTCCTaaataaattgtgttttgtCATAGGATTCACGAATTTGGACAAccagggaagtggtggcctagcggttaaggaagcggccctgtaatcagaaggttgccaaggtgccgggttaaaaggagaggacacattttgttgtgtgcaccgtgtgctgtcttACTAGTTTGTAACAGGTAGCAAAGGCAAGGGTGAAGGTGTCTTTACTGAATGGAACACCTTGGTTCCTCATCTCAGCCATCACATCAAGAGCCTctgatgaaaggaaaaaaaagaaactgcttCATGTTCATGTCCATCAGCTGTTAGTATTTTATGAAACATgacaaaatacatacatttcatgATCATATAATGCAGTATTGCACAAGAAATCAGCATTCAACTTACTCTCATAGCATCCTTTTGTAAATAGCATATCTATGCCAATGTTGAATGAGGTAGAGTccaaaaaaaatcctttcattGACTGACAGAGAAAATATCCCCATTACAACACCAATAAAACAAACTTCACTGAGATGTTACAACATATTTTACAACATGAAACCTTGTGCAATAACAGTGCTGTagaaatgcaaatatattattCTGATTACACatttaattcataaaatcataaatattaaacaatgTCTTAAATGTTGATTTAACAATATCTTAAAACAATTGTATTTGTGAACGACCATAGATCCATCCAGTGTGTGTTATAATGTATGCCGTTCAGTACCCTGTCAGTCAGTGTAGCAACAGCCATGTCCTCTAGTCCAAGTTCATAGCAGAGCCTTATAAATAGTGGCCCAAATTTGAACTCtccaaaagaaacatttctgttcTCCTCATGGTACCTGTcattgtctcacacacacacacacacacacacacacacacacacacacacacacacacacacacacacacacacacacacacacacacacacacacacacacacacacgcacacacacacaggtaagaAAAATGCAGATCTGTGCTTTAGTAAAATAATCCCAGATGACTATCCCTCACCTGTAGATTGCGGCCCTTGCTGTGACCATGTCATCTGCAGTCTGACACAAGTGCAGAAGCTGCTTCAATTCATCCTTCAAAATCAACTCGTTCCTCTGAAGTTTCTGATTAAAACACTCAAAGTACTCATCTGCAATGAACACATGGTTCATGATTGGCACTGTGGCACCCACATGGCAGTCCAAACCACACCTGCACCTGAGCCTTCTTATTATGGACAAATATCAACTTTTACTACAGTACACCTTACCCTTTACTCCCAAAAGCCGATGAGCCACAGCAAGCTTCCTCTGCTGGAAGTCCTGGAGCTTCACAATGTCCTCAGAAAGGAGATATCTTTTTGCTGGGATAAAGAACAACATTAGAAGCTTAGGTGACTTACATGAATTAAGGCAAGAAGGTGGCTATGAAACATTAAGTCTGCGTATACAGCGTAAGCAGTATAACTAGGGTTGCCAACTTcctcaaccccaaatgagggacactttcttaGAGGTGCGACCCCCGATTCAGCTGCAGCGTAAACATTgtgttcggcaaggcaactgaagcaatgcattatgggatctgtattTTTTGTgatatcagcgcttcatatcgccgggccataataaCAGATCTATATAATGTGATCTCGCGGGATGTTACCGGCGCACCGCGAGTTTGAAACCCGTGAAACAATCTATAACTTATAGGGACGTTTTGTCATGCTTACAGTAGTCTATTATTGGCTGTGATTAGAATACGCGGCTGGAGCTGTCCcggaagggggaaaaaacatatTTCGTGTTATCCATGACAATTCGGGACGGTTGGCAACCCTAACTATCACACAGTTCACTCTATGCTCGGCACAAGCAATTTTCAAAGTAGACCATCTCGTCCAGAGATATACATCTTGCCTGCAGACCTTTAAGGACACATACCTCCAATTTGACAAGTTAAACACCCCGACTGACGTGCACCATGAAGTATACTCTTCCGTGGGAAATCATTTAAGAGCACTCGTACACTGACGCTCAGCGCTCTCAGCGCCATGTTGAGTCCGCTGGCTGTACTACTACACCACAACACAGGCACTTAACTACTGAGATACATTTAAACGTATAGACAAACAGTTATGCAGGGGGAACAAATTTACACGactgataaaaaataaacagcttATTAATGTCCATTAAATGCAATTCGACGACAGTCGGCTTAACTTTTACTCAACGCCGCCACCCCTGCTCTGTATTGACAGTTGGTTCGGGCCAATAGTGCCGGTGTTGTACCGGTGTTGTACCGAATTCTGTGACCCGTCGAATTTCGTGACCCTAGATGGCGCTGTGCCGCGAAAGACGGTTAACAACGtagaaaaattataatacacGATAATTGTTATCTGAATTAagttattattttgtgttaattgtgtaCTTTGAGAGCAACAAACAACTAAGTGAAACATGCAGTCTTGTTATTATCCATTAGTGTTCATTATTTTATCGAgggttaaataaagaaatgcagGTAACGTATTTCATCCTCTAATACAACATTTACCATTGTAATCATGAACAAGAACAAGGGACAAGAGGTCACATTTTTTGACAGGCGCTGTCAGATATTGTGACCGTGCTGTAAGTAGGATCCTAACCGTCTTTCGCGGAATAGCGCCATCTATGGTCACACAGTTCGACGGGTCACAGATTTCGGTACAGCACCGTTTTGTGACACTGCGTGACGGGAACTTAAATTTAcgatttaaaaatgaagaacATTTCAATTTAATCAAAGATGTAGAATTATTACCACAATTAAAAGTTTTGGATTCTATACCTAAGCGCAGcagttttaaatagttttaaagAGCGACTACGGTAATTCCCATTTTGTCAGCAGAGGGCAGAGTTGTAAGCCTTTTGTATTCAGATCCGGAAGATGCTGATTGGCTTGAGATGGTTTTAAAAAGGCAATATTTACTACATCATATTCGGAGCATTAATATATTTGCTATATATTTGCTGGTTTATGCTATATTTGGTCGCACCTATACAATGATTGACATAaaatgattgtttaaaaaagagagattTCCTTGCCTTGCAAATTTTTACAGAAAACTATAAAATGATATAGGAATAAATTAAGTGTGAACACTTGTGAATATTTGAAATCCCCATGGCATATGTGACCTCACTTGTGACTAGGCCGAAGCCTCGTTGGTGAAGCCTGGCAACTTGGCACATAGTTTAATGATCATTGTTCGAGAAACTGAGAAAAGATAATGCTCTGACAACCATGAATTCGGAGCAACAAATGTTGCTGACTGTGCATTGTGTCATAATGAATGTCTTCTAGAAACCTAAGCACATGGTAAAATGTCTAAACGTTTATTCTGGTGTACTGaattgtgtgtgttgaaataaAGGACTGTTGCATGCCTGAAACACAAACTAGTTAATGTGCTTTTATTATAAGAAGCGCTTAGTTTTATGGTCAATAAACAATGAAATTTTGATGACAACGACTGAAaaaatttcaacatttttgtCCAGAAGAATTAGCTCTGATCCATTAAATGGATATTTGAACCTGTACCAGAAAATTGAACAACCATGGTTGTCCCATTCCTTGTTACAAATTTACTATGTTTTAAAGAACATACTATTTTTTGACCATTTGTATGGGCACACATTTAATTCTAAACTGAACATGTTGACCTGTCCACTGTCCTGAACTGAGCTGAAGCTGCGTTGGTTTATGTCCATTACATTGATTATGTTAAAAGAAGCTCCACATTTTGATCTGGAAATTGTGCCAGTTTACTTTACCACAGGCCACATGCCATCAGAATGTACCACTTTGATTTATTGTCATGCTTTTGTCTGGGTTGTGGAAAATGCCTGCGGTGCGTATGTCACCATTAGTTAATATCCTTGTGATGAGAGAGACTTGTTGGCACTGGGAGTGCAGCTGGCATGAAATGCTCTCAAAATGTCTGCAGTGTtcaggcacagcacacagaacgTTTTACTTCTTcagttaaaataattaatgtctTATGGAAAAATTACACGAAAGAAGAGGTCAGAAAACTGCTTGACCagagttttaaaaaatccagcatttgaaatatttgagaATATAACCTGTGGTTTAACATTGGTATTGTCTCATAATAATTTTTGAGTGcatgtccaaaaaaaagtcaccacCTGGATTTAACAAAGCAAATAGGTAAGAGCCTCACACTGGATAATTATGGCATGGATGATTTCTAGCAATAAGTTATTTAACCCTTAATGGTGCAGTGAGGATCATACTGATCAGTAAACTAATTTAAAACAGGGAGCATAAAGATTGGTGTCTGGATCAACGGAAGATGTTtgtgtggtctgatgagtccagaaTAAACCTCCCGATCCAGAATGAGAAGTGATGCAGCCATCATGCCCAAGTCCTGCCATCATGCCCAGTTCCTGCCGTGCTATGTTGCTGCAGTTGGTCAGGTTTAGGTTCAGCAACATTATGTCCCCAAAGAAAGAGGTCAGCTGAATAACTGAATTTAATGAGGTTATtctgaaagtggaagtgaagtgattgtcattgtgaaacacagctcagcacacggtgcacacagcaaaatgtgtgtATTCAAAGTATGGACAGGGAGTGTCTGTATGAAACCCTCTGCATATATTTAAAGCATTGCGATCACAGTTATCTATTGTTGGCCACAGTAAACACAAGCAGTTCAAGAAGAGTTCATTTCAAACACAGAATTTATTGTGGCATTTCAGTACGCTTTACATCAAATGCTCCCAAAGTAGGGAAAAGGAGATATTGCACACAAATATCAGTAAAGCACAAAGTAATACTTTACTACCCTATACTTTGAGTATGAGTTTGGGAAGGGGGATTGATCGATGCAAGGTCACAAGACATATACACTATGCACGGCAGCAGACACCCTTCTACATTCACCCCAGAGAGTGATAGAGAGTGGGAGCGAAAAAGGCAAGAGAGGGGCATGGACAGAAGAGTGAGTAGAAGAGAGGGAAGAGCAGTGTTCAGTTGTGGACAGAAGTGTGTGAGTTGTTGTTGGTTAAAGTTTTTGCAAGTGTTTGCTGTTTGAAATCTGGTTACATTAAATGAGATGAGTCTAAAGTTCTTGGTTTCCCTAAATGTGATGCACTATGCTGAACTTTCCATTTTCCTCATAGATGGTTGAGTGATAGTTAAGTtctatttgtttttgttcatttccacTTACATAGTGTTAACCAGCAAAACAATGAAATTCAAGAAAGTCAAAAACGCTTCTGGAAAACAGATTTCACTTGAATCTATCAGAAATGTTTGATGCCAATGATTTTAATTTGAGTGATAAGAATTGTTGAAACTGGCACACAAATCTAGTACCTGAAAATcattaatacataaaacaagaacGTATCTCTTATTACAATTACTTTTGAAGTAATTGTGAAGTTGTCTCTCAATTTGCACCTAGCATATGTCTAAATATGTTCCTGAATTATGGCTTCAGAAAGATTTTCCTGTATTGTTTTCAAATTCAGGCATACAATGTCCATTCAGAGTTACCCATTTAGGAGACACTACATGGTTTACTCCATGCCCAACAAAGATGTCATTATCAGATTACTAAAGAGTACACTGCGTTATTCAGCAAAAATAGCTAAaacaaaaattcattttttattgtcttgctTAATACTttcaatttatgattaataCTTTCAATTCATGTTTGCATCAAGAATTCTTACCAAGTGCTTACCATTGACAGTACAACTAAATTTAAGTAAAATTTGCTCTGGTTTTGTCGTGTGCAAGATAAACAGAGATTtgctttttatacttttttatacTCTCTTTATACTTTATATAGATGAAGTGACTAAAGTTCAATGTCTTCTCTGTGATGACCTAAAATTAGAAAACATTTCTGGTCTTTCAAGGTCTTTGTGGCATTCttgaatttaattattttttttgtttaacctCTGAAGATGGTATGTTACATGAATGACTTGTAGCTACCAGTGTCAGACAGACTTTTCTAATACTCTTTAGTTGACAGACATACACAATTCTTGAATGTAACAGCACCTGTTCACTTAATCAGTATAGTGGATCACAGCTAAATCTGCTGGAGGTCGATGCAACCTTTTCTAATATACAAGATGGCTACGGCTCACACCACTTATTTTCTGTCATTAATAAAGGCTAGCAATTATGTTTTGGCAGTTAAGACCAAATCCCCTTTCTGAAAGACTGCACAAGCGTTTAATGTATTACGTTAAACGTGCACATTTCTTTTGTCAATTCATTCAGCCACAAAGCCATTTACACCTAGAGGACAATGTTATTTCAAAATGTCCAATAACAAAATTGTTTTGACTTCCTACATTCACATACGGTCTGGTAAAGACTCCAGGCCTGACCAGGAACAGACATTTAAATCCTCCAAACAAGTGAAACTAGCTTCAGTAATGCTTAAAAAGTGCTACTCCTAAACAGTCTCTGAAAGAATATGTGGTTTTGGCAAGAAAAAGTtttagttttttggggggaagcATTATGTTAGGGAAGTACTTTATcagtcataaataaatgtataaataaaaggTAAACAAAATGAAACTAACAAATCAACTGTTATGCTTACAAAAACACTGTTAATGTAAACGTAAGTGCaaaaatgcagagaaaacaaataTTGACACATAGTCACAGTTTATC contains:
- the ptcd2 gene encoding pentatricopeptide repeat-containing protein 2, mitochondrial; translation: MALRALSVSVRVLLNDFPRKSILHGARQSGCLTCQIGAKRYLLSEDIVKLQDFQQRKLAVAHRLLGVKDEYFECFNQKLQRNELILKDELKQLLHLCQTADDMVTARAAIYRYHEENRNVSFGEFKFGPLFIRLCYELGLEDMAVATLTDRSMKGFFLDSTSFNIGIDMLFTKGCYEKALDVMAEMRNQGVPFSKDTFTLAFATCYKLNSQKSYKICTVLLEEGQMKGTLIPRQAFCFATALALKQKDLEKAQNIYSQIMNTESRLCTNLRVLILATSGSIKEALSVLSSALIPESPLIKKLEFCGEVVKVLQRMSVDGPWTRQVEQLLDQLQQAGQVTQLSMDDLLCHTPPGKRKPVRVLEERKSRRTLRPLKSSLFLE